In Ornithinibacter aureus, the genomic stretch TCGTCCTCGTCCAGGCGCACCAGGTGGACCACGCCCTCGCGGGCCGGGCCGATCGCCAACCGGAACGACTCGGAGACGGCTTCGACGCCGTCGGCGTTCTGCGCCCGAGCGAGCAGGTCGCGCACCTCGGATGCCGTCGCGTCATCGATCGCGGACAGGCGGGTCGTGCGCGGGCGGCGCGTCACGTCAGGACTCGATCTCCGAGAAGGAGTCGGCGACCTCGGGGACGAAGCGGTACCCGACGTTGCGGACGGTCCCGATGAGCACCTCGTAGTCGGTGCCGAGCTTGGCGCGCAGCCGCCGCACGTGGACGTCGACCGTGCGGGTGCCCCCGAAGTAGTCGTAGCCCCACACCTCCTGGAGCAGCTGCGACCGGGTGAAGACCCGCCCCGGGTGCTGCGCGAGGTACTTCAGCAGCTCGAACTCCTTGTACGTGAGGTCGAGCAGCCGCCCCCGAAGGCGCACCGAGTAGGTCACCTCGTCGATGACGAGGGCGCCGGCGGTGATCGGCCCGGTCTCGTCCTCGGCGGCCTCGTTCGTGCGCCCCATGACCAGACGCAGGCGGGCCTCGATCTCAGCCGGGCCGGCGGTGTCGAGGATGACGTCGTCGATGCCCCAGTCGCTCGTCAGCCCGGCCAGGCCCCCCTCGGTGACGACGACGATGAGCGGGATCGAGATGCCCGTCGTGCAGATCACCCGGCACAGCGACTTGGCCATCGCGAGCTCGCGACGGGCGTCGACGATGACGACGTCAGCCTGTGGCGCGTCGACCAGGACGGAGGCCTCCGCGGGCAGGATGCGAACATGGTGGCTCAGGAGCCCGAGCGCAGGAACGACCTCGGCGCTGGGCGCCAAGGTGTTCGTCAGCAGCAGCAGGTGGGCCATTGCCCATCAGGATAGGTGGTCATGCACACGTCAGGTCCCGGCACCGATCCGGCTGAGATGGTCACGGTCCGCTACTGGGCGGGGGCTCGGGCTGCCGCGGGCATCGCGGAGGAGCGACTGGCGGGGGTGTCCACCGTCGACGACCTCGTCGCCCACCTGTCGACGGCCCGCCCCGGCCTGCTCGCGGTCCTGCCGGTGTGCTCGGTGCTCGTCGGTGGGCGAGCGAGCACGGGCGCGGACCAGATCGCGCCCGGCGCGGTCGTCGAGGTTCTCCCGCCCTTTGCCGGGGGATGATGGGAGGATGCCGCGCGTGGACGAGGATTCGAGCGACGTGACGCCTGAGGCTGGGGGCACGACGTCGGATGCCGTGGCGCCGGCGGCTGCGTCGGCGCCCGTGCCCGTGCCTGCGCTGGTGCCCGAGCCGGAGCCTGCGCCCGGGGCCCAGCCCGAGCCGGAGACGCGAGCAGCACGCCGCGCCCGCCGGGACGCGGTGCTCCACGAGCCGGTGCTACCGGCCCTGGCCACCGTCCCGCGGCCCGTCACCGTCGCCGCGACCGTCGTCCTCGCCGGTCTGCTCATCCTCGCCCTCGTCGCCGACCCCGTGCTCCTGGCTGCCGGGTTGGCCTGGGCCGGCATCGTCGTCGCCTGGGGATGGCCGGCCGTGCACGGCTCGTCGAGCCGGTTCGGGTCGTCGCTGGCGATCGGAGTCCCGGCCGTTCTCGCACCCGCAGCCGGGGTCGCCAGTCCCGAGGAGCCCTACCTGCGGCTCGTCCCGGTCGCCCTCATCATCGGGCTCGCCATCATGTTCGGGCACCAGATCCTGCGTCGTGACGGTCGGCCACGGCTCACCGACTCGATCGGGGTCACC encodes the following:
- a CDS encoding winged helix-turn-helix transcriptional regulator, with translation MAHLLLLTNTLAPSAEVVPALGLLSHHVRILPAEASVLVDAPQADVVIVDARRELAMAKSLCRVICTTGISIPLIVVVTEGGLAGLTSDWGIDDVILDTAGPAEIEARLRLVMGRTNEAAEDETGPITAGALVIDEVTYSVRLRGRLLDLTYKEFELLKYLAQHPGRVFTRSQLLQEVWGYDYFGGTRTVDVHVRRLRAKLGTDYEVLIGTVRNVGYRFVPEVADSFSEIES
- a CDS encoding MoaD/ThiS family protein; protein product: MHTSGPGTDPAEMVTVRYWAGARAAAGIAEERLAGVSTVDDLVAHLSTARPGLLAVLPVCSVLVGGRASTGADQIAPGAVVEVLPPFAGG